The Skermanella rosea sequence GCGGCGGCATCCGCGCCCGCTCCCGCCGTGCCGGCGCCCCAGGTTCCCGCCGCCCCGGCCCGCGCGCCGGAGCCGGAAGTGCCGGTCGCCGCCGCGAAGGAGCTGGTGGTCCACGAGTCCGCCCCGGTTGCGGCCCCGGCCCCCGCCGCCCATGCGCCGACCGGCGCCGGCTTCACCGCCGACGAGACGCGCGACGCCGGCAGCAAGGAATCGGCGGTCGCCGCCCAGACCATCAGGGTCAACGTCGACCTGCTGGAAAACCTGATGACCATGGTCTCGGAACTGGTGCTGACCCGCAACCAGCTCCTCCAGATCCTGCGCAGCCAGAAGGACAGCGAGTTCGCGGCCCCGCTCCAGCGGCTCAACCACGTGACGTCGGAGCTGCAGGAAGGCGTCATGAAGACGCGCATGCAGCCGATCGGCAACGCCTGGGCCAAGCTGCCCCGCCTGGTGCGCGACCTGGCCCATGAACTGGGCAAGAAGATCGACCTGCAGATGCTGGGCGCCGACACCGAGCTGGACCGGCAGGTGCTGGAGCTGATCAAGGATCCGCTGACCCACATGGTGCGCAACTCCGCCGACCACGGGCTGGAGACGCCGGTAGAGCGGCTGCGCGCCGGCAAGAGCGAGACCGGCCGCGTCACGCTGAACGCCTACCACGAGGGCGGCCACATCATCATCGAGATCACGGACGACGGCCGTGGCCTCAACATCGACCGGATCAAGCAGAAGGCGATCCAGAACGGCCTGGCGACCGAGGCCGAGCTGGCCGCCATGTCGGACAGCCAGATCCAGGCCTTCATCATGAAGCCGGGCTTCTCGACCGCCCAGAAGGTCACCAGCGTCTCCGGCCGCGGCGTCGGCATGGACGTGGTCAAGACCAACATCGAGAAGATCGGCGGCACGATCGAGATGAAGTCGACCTACGGCCGCGGGTCCTCCTTCATCATCAAGATCCCGCTGACCCTGGCGATCGTCTCGGCCCTGATCGTCGAGTGCGCGACCGAGCGGTTCGCGATCCCGCAGATCAGCGTGGTCGAGCTGGTCCGCGCCGCCGCCGACAGCGAGCACACGATCGAGCGGATCAACGGCACGCCGGTGCTGCGCCTGCGCAACCGCCTGCTGCCGCTGGTGTCCCTGCAGCGCCTGCTGCGCCTGGACGGCCCGGCCCATGACGACACCGAGACCTTCATCGTCGTGACCCAGGTCGGCACCTACACCTTCGGCATCATCGTCGACCGGGTGTTCGACACCGAGGAAATCGTCGTCAAGCCGGTCGCCCCGATCCTGCGCCACATCGAGATGTTCTCGGGCAACACGATCCTGGGCGACGGCAGCGTGATCATGATCCTGGACCCCAACGGCATCGCCGCGGCCTCCTCGGGCGAGATGGCGGTCGGCGACGCCGCCGCGACCGACACCGCTGTTGCCCACGCCACCCGCCAGGACGACAAGATCGCCCTGCTGCTGTTCCGCGCCGGCGGCGTCAGCCCCAAGGCGGTCCCGCTCTCGCTGGTCGCCCGCCTGGAGGACGTCGACCTCAGCGCGGTCGAGCTCAGCAACGGCATGCCGGTGGTCCAGTACCGCGGCAAGCTGATGCCGCTGGTGCCGATCGACAGCGGCTGGGAAATGAAGCGCGAAGGCCGCCAGCCGGTGCTGGTGTTCGCCGACGGCGACCGCTCCATGGGCCTGATCGTGGACGAGATCGTCGATATCGTCGAGGATCGCCTGCAGGTCGAGCTGGCCGCCGACCGGCCGGGCATGATGGGCAGCGCGATCATCGCGGGCAAGGCGACCGACCTGATCGACGCCGGCTTCTTCCTGACCCAGGCCTACAAGGACTGGTTCGGCTCCTCGGCGCGGGACGCCTACGAGGAGGAGAAGGCCCACAAGGTGCTCCTGGTCGACGACAGCCCGTTCTTCCGCAACCTGCTGACCCCGCTGCTGACGGTGGCGGGCTATCAGGTGACCACGGTGGAGAGCGCCGACGAGGCCCTGAACCTGTGCGAGGCGGGCGAGAACTTCGACGTGATCGTCAGCGACATCGAGATGCCCGGCATGAGCGGGTTCGAGTTTGCCCAGATGATCCGCAAGGACACCCGCTGGAACACGACCCCCCTGGTGGCGCTCAGCAGCCACGCGTCGCCGCGCGACCTGGACCGCGGCCGTCAGGCCGGCTTCACCGACTATGTGGCGAAGTTCGACCGTGACGCCCTGCTGTTCACCCTGTCGCAGACCCTCTCCGAGACCAAAGGTGCCGCATGAGTGCCAACCTGCCGGCCAAGAAGACCAAGTACGACGACTTCTCGGTCAATGCGAACGAAGACTTCGTGACCATGATGATCGCGGACCAGCTGTTCGGGATCCCCGTGCTCCAGGTCCAGGACGTTCTCGGTCACCAGCGCATCACCCGCATCCCGTTGGCACCGCCCGAAGTGGCCGGCTCGCTGAACCTGCGGGGACGGATCGTCACCGCGATCGACGTCCGACTGCGCCTCGGCCTGCCGGCCCGGCCCAAGGAAAAGCCGGGTATGAGCATCGTCGTCGACCTGCGCGGCGAGCTGTACAGCCTGATGGTGGACGGCGTCGGCGAGGTGCTGAGCCTGTCGTCCGACGACTTCGAACGCAACCCGTCGACGCTCGATGTCCGCTGGCGCGAACTGTCCACCGGCATCTATCGACTGAACGGGACGCTGCTGGTGGTGCTGGACGTGTCCCGGCTGCTGAACTTCGCCAATCTGGAGGCGGTGTAGGCGGCAGGGACCGGGCGGATCGCCGATCCGCCCGGTCCCGCCCCACGCCCCGGAAACAAGCGCCCTAGCCGAGGTCTCCCTAATGAAATCCTGTCTTGTCGTCGATGACAGCCGCGTTGTCCGCAAGGTGGCCCGGAAGATCCTGGAGGAACTGCATTTCACCTGCTCGGAGGCCGAGGACGGGCGCCAGGCGATGGAAGCCTGCGCCAGGGAGATGCCGAACGCGATCCTGCTGGACTGGAACATGCCGGTCATGACCGGCATCGAGTTCCTGCGGCGGCTGCGCAAGATGTCGGGCGGCGACGCCCCGAAGGTGGTGTTCTGCACGACCGAGAACGACCTGGCCCACATCCAGGAGGCGCTGAGCGCCGGTGCCAACGAGTACATCATGAAGCCCTTCGACAGCGACATCATCCAGACCAAGTTCGCCCAGGTCGGCCTGATCTGAGGCCCGGAGGAGCATGAGCGATATTCCGGGCAAACCCGCTGGTGCCGCAGCGGTCGCGGACGACCCCCACCGGGTGATGGTGGTCGACGACAGCGCCGTGATCCGCGGCCTGCTGTCCCGCGCATTGGAGGGCGACCCCGAGCTGCGGGTCGTGGCTTCGGTCGGCGACGGCCAGATGGCGATCAACGCCCTGACCCGCCAGAGCATCGACGTGATCGTCCTCGACATCGAGATGCCCGTGATGGACGGGCTGACCGCGATCCCCAAGCTGGTCGCGATCGATCCGGCGGTGAAGATCATCATGGCCTCCACGCTGACCCTGCGGGGAGCGGAGGTCAGCATGAAGGCGCTCCAGTCCGGGGCGGCCGACTACGTCACCAAGCCGTCCTCGACCCGCGAACTGGGGGCGGCGGACAGCTTCAAGCGGGAACTGGTCAGCAAGGTCAAGGCGCTGGCCGCCTCGGCCCGGCGCGCCGGGTCGCGCAACCGGCCGAGCCTGCGCAACGAGCGGGTGGCGGCTCCGCTGGCGCCGCTGCCGCGTCCGCGCTCGATGGACCCCGCCGCCGTGGTGCTCCGCCCGATGCCGGCGGTCGTCACGCCGCCGGACATCATCGCGATCGGCAGCTCGACCGGCGGGCCGCAGGCCCTGTTCGAGGTGCTGTCCCACCTGAAGGGCGGCATCCGCCAGCCGATCCTGATCACGCAGCACATGCCGGCCACCTTCACCACGATCCTGGCCGAGCACATCACCCGCCAGTGCGGCATCGCGTGCGCGGAGGCCAAGGACGGCGAACCGCTGGTCGGCGGCCGCATATACCTGGCGCCGGGCGATTTCCACATGACCCTGGCGACCCGGGGGGGCGGGACGGTGCTGTCGGTCAACAAGGACCCGCCGGAGAACTTCTGCCGCCCGGCGGTGGACCCGATGATGCGCACCATCGCCAAGATCTACGGGCGCCGCGCCTTCGCCATCATCCTGACCGGAATGGGCCAGGACGGCATGCGCGGCTGCGCCGAGCTGGTGGCGGCCGGAGGCATCGTGATCGCCCAGGACGAGCCGTCCAGCGTGGTCTGGGGCATGCCGGGCGCAGTATCCACGGCAGGCCTGTGCAGCGCCGTCCTGCCACTCCGTGAAATCGGACCCTACATCCGCAAGATTGTTTTGAGGACCGCAGCATGAAGGTCGAAGACTTCGACATGTTCAGCACCCTGCTGAAGCAGCGCTCGGGCCTCGTCCTGTCCCGCGACAAGGCCTACCTGCTCGAGTCGCGGCTTATGCCGGTCGCGCGCAAGTGGAACATGAAGGGCCTCGACGAGCTGGCCGTAGCCATCCGCACCCGGCGCGAGGAAGCGCTGCTGCGCGACATCACGGAGGCGATGACGACCAACGAGTCGTCCTTCTACCGGGACCAGAAGCCGTTCGACCAGTTCCGCAACGTGGTCTTGCCGATGATGCTGGCCAGCCGCGGGGCACGCCGCTCGATCCGGATCTGGTCGGCCGCCTGCTCCAGCGGGCAGGAGGCCTACTCGCTGGCCATGCTGCTGCTGGATGAGGGGGCCAGGCTCGACGGGTGGCGCTTCGAGATCGTCGGCACCGACCTCTCGTCGGAGATGGTCGAGAAGGCCAAGGCCGGCATCTACACCCAGTTCGAGGTCCAGCGCGGCCTGCCGATCACCCATCTGGTCAAGTACTTCAAGCAAATCGGCGACAAGTGGCAGCTCAACGACAAGATCCGGCAGATGGTCTCCTTCCGGGAGTACAACCTGCTGACCGACCTGACCCCGCTCGGCCAGTTCGATGTCGTGTTCTGCCGCAACGTGCTGATCTATTTCGACCAGCCGACCAAGGGCAAGGTGCTGGACAGCATCGCCAAGCTGATGCCGGCCGACGGCGTGCTCTATCTGGGCGGCGCCGAGACGGTCCTGGGCATCACCGATCGGTTCAAGCCGATGGACAACCAGCGCGGCCTCTACGTGATGAACCAGCCCGCCGGCGCCCCGGCCGCGCGGGCCGTGGCGGGGTGACGCGGACCGGACCACGCGAAAACGGCGATGGAATCAGATTCCCGGCCGGTATCTGATTCCATCGCCGTTCGTCTGCGGCCAGGATCCCATGATTCGAAACGCCGGTGCGGCGGGGTTCGTCACCCCGCCGCCTGGGCCTTCTGGGAAACCGCCTCTTCCTGGGGATCGCGCAGCACGTAGCCGCGGCCCCACACCGTCTCGATATAGTTGTCGCCGTTGGTCGACTGGGCGAGCTTCTTGCGCAGCTTGCAGACGAAGACGTCGATGATCTTCAGCTCCGGCTCGTCCATGCCGCCGTAGAGATGGTTCAGGAACATCTCCTTGGTCAGCGTGGTCCCCTTGCGCAGGCTCAGCAGTTCCAGGATGCCGTATTCCTTGCCGGTCAGGTGCAGCGGCTGGCCGTCCACCTCGACGGTGCGGGTATCCAGGTTGACCGTCAGGCGGCCGGTCCGGATCACGCTGTCGGAATGGCCCTTGCTGCGGCGGACGATGGCCTGGATGCGGGCGATCAGCTCGCGCTTGTCGAAGGGCTTGGTCAGGTAGTCGTCGGCGCCGACGCCCAATCCCTTGATCTTGTGGTCCAGCTCCGACAGGCCGGACAGGATCAGGATCGGCGTGGTCACCCGGGCGGACCGCAGACGGCGCAGGACCTCGTAGCCGTCGATGTCCGGCAGCATCAGGTCCAGGATGATGATATCGTAGTCATACAGCTTTCCGATCTCCAGCCCATCCTCACCGAGATCGGTGGAATCGACGATGAAGCCCTCGGAATGCAGCATCAATTCAATACTCTTGGCGACCGAGGAGTCGTCTTCGACCAGCAGAACCCTCATGGCGACATCCCGACGTTGATGGGCAGGAACACAACCCTGCCGAACCAGATGATACACATGTTAACAGACGATTCAGCTTAATGCTACCGTTAGCAAAGTTTACAGAAAGTTAATCATTCCTGCATATCTTCGCTTTCGCTGCATTTGCCGACGAATCATCCGCCAACACGGTTAATACACGTATAGATATCTCACATCGTGCGCCTCCAGCAAAGCCACTTTATTAACGAAATTGAACGCATACCAGAGTATCGCTACTTTGGGCGCGTCACGGCCGTGCTGGGCTTACTTGTGGAAGTGGGCGGCGTGGAGCGGCTTCTGTCGATCGGCGGCCGCTGCACGATCGTGGCGCGCGCCGGACGGCGGGTTCCCTGCGAGGTGGTCGGGTTCCGGCAGGGACGGGCCCTCCTGATGCCGCTGGGCGGCCTGGACGGCGTCGGCCTCGGCTGCAAGGC is a genomic window containing:
- a CDS encoding hybrid sensor histidine kinase/response regulator, encoding MDDLLSEFLTETSENLSVLDVELVRLEQNPNNPELLSNIFRLVHTIKGTCGFLGLPRLEHVAHASENVLGKFRDGELSVSPQAVSAILESLDTIKLILSVLEATEAEPPGDDSDLIARLNAIAEGRDVPAAAAAPAPPPPVPEPFAAIPAAPEPPPMPAAASAPAPAVPAPQVPAAPARAPEPEVPVAAAKELVVHESAPVAAPAPAAHAPTGAGFTADETRDAGSKESAVAAQTIRVNVDLLENLMTMVSELVLTRNQLLQILRSQKDSEFAAPLQRLNHVTSELQEGVMKTRMQPIGNAWAKLPRLVRDLAHELGKKIDLQMLGADTELDRQVLELIKDPLTHMVRNSADHGLETPVERLRAGKSETGRVTLNAYHEGGHIIIEITDDGRGLNIDRIKQKAIQNGLATEAELAAMSDSQIQAFIMKPGFSTAQKVTSVSGRGVGMDVVKTNIEKIGGTIEMKSTYGRGSSFIIKIPLTLAIVSALIVECATERFAIPQISVVELVRAAADSEHTIERINGTPVLRLRNRLLPLVSLQRLLRLDGPAHDDTETFIVVTQVGTYTFGIIVDRVFDTEEIVVKPVAPILRHIEMFSGNTILGDGSVIMILDPNGIAAASSGEMAVGDAAATDTAVAHATRQDDKIALLLFRAGGVSPKAVPLSLVARLEDVDLSAVELSNGMPVVQYRGKLMPLVPIDSGWEMKREGRQPVLVFADGDRSMGLIVDEIVDIVEDRLQVELAADRPGMMGSAIIAGKATDLIDAGFFLTQAYKDWFGSSARDAYEEEKAHKVLLVDDSPFFRNLLTPLLTVAGYQVTTVESADEALNLCEAGENFDVIVSDIEMPGMSGFEFAQMIRKDTRWNTTPLVALSSHASPRDLDRGRQAGFTDYVAKFDRDALLFTLSQTLSETKGAA
- a CDS encoding chemotaxis protein CheW — translated: MSANLPAKKTKYDDFSVNANEDFVTMMIADQLFGIPVLQVQDVLGHQRITRIPLAPPEVAGSLNLRGRIVTAIDVRLRLGLPARPKEKPGMSIVVDLRGELYSLMVDGVGEVLSLSSDDFERNPSTLDVRWRELSTGIYRLNGTLLVVLDVSRLLNFANLEAV
- a CDS encoding response regulator; translated protein: MKSCLVVDDSRVVRKVARKILEELHFTCSEAEDGRQAMEACAREMPNAILLDWNMPVMTGIEFLRRLRKMSGGDAPKVVFCTTENDLAHIQEALSAGANEYIMKPFDSDIIQTKFAQVGLI
- a CDS encoding protein-glutamate methylesterase/protein-glutamine glutaminase; protein product: MSDIPGKPAGAAAVADDPHRVMVVDDSAVIRGLLSRALEGDPELRVVASVGDGQMAINALTRQSIDVIVLDIEMPVMDGLTAIPKLVAIDPAVKIIMASTLTLRGAEVSMKALQSGAADYVTKPSSTRELGAADSFKRELVSKVKALAASARRAGSRNRPSLRNERVAAPLAPLPRPRSMDPAAVVLRPMPAVVTPPDIIAIGSSTGGPQALFEVLSHLKGGIRQPILITQHMPATFTTILAEHITRQCGIACAEAKDGEPLVGGRIYLAPGDFHMTLATRGGGTVLSVNKDPPENFCRPAVDPMMRTIAKIYGRRAFAIILTGMGQDGMRGCAELVAAGGIVIAQDEPSSVVWGMPGAVSTAGLCSAVLPLREIGPYIRKIVLRTAA
- a CDS encoding CheR family methyltransferase; its protein translation is MKVEDFDMFSTLLKQRSGLVLSRDKAYLLESRLMPVARKWNMKGLDELAVAIRTRREEALLRDITEAMTTNESSFYRDQKPFDQFRNVVLPMMLASRGARRSIRIWSAACSSGQEAYSLAMLLLDEGARLDGWRFEIVGTDLSSEMVEKAKAGIYTQFEVQRGLPITHLVKYFKQIGDKWQLNDKIRQMVSFREYNLLTDLTPLGQFDVVFCRNVLIYFDQPTKGKVLDSIAKLMPADGVLYLGGAETVLGITDRFKPMDNQRGLYVMNQPAGAPAARAVAG
- the ctrA gene encoding response regulator transcription factor CtrA, giving the protein MRVLLVEDDSSVAKSIELMLHSEGFIVDSTDLGEDGLEIGKLYDYDIIILDLMLPDIDGYEVLRRLRSARVTTPILILSGLSELDHKIKGLGVGADDYLTKPFDKRELIARIQAIVRRSKGHSDSVIRTGRLTVNLDTRTVEVDGQPLHLTGKEYGILELLSLRKGTTLTKEMFLNHLYGGMDEPELKIIDVFVCKLRKKLAQSTNGDNYIETVWGRGYVLRDPQEEAVSQKAQAAG